A region from the Tigriopus californicus strain San Diego chromosome 9, Tcal_SD_v2.1, whole genome shotgun sequence genome encodes:
- the LOC131886628 gene encoding adhesive plaque matrix protein-like — MLSKILCLSALATVAMSDDAPYKPPQRSYKPAPSPSYQPAPKPTSYSPTPSYQQPKSSYRPAPAYKAEPSYKPAPTPAYKPAPTQSYKPEPSYSRPASYKPTASYQPNSYEEPKYEDHEAKYAYQYSVLDEYSNNNFAHSESREGYKTNGEYRVALPDGRTQIVTYTADENGYVADVKYDGEAQYPKYEPQQGYKAKPQGYQPAPSPSYKPAPAPYKPTPAPYKPAPAPYKPVE, encoded by the exons aTGCTCTCAAAG ATCCTTTGTCTCTCAGCCTTGGCTACTGTTGCCATGTCTGACGACGCCCCCTACAAACCACCTCAGAGAAGCTATAAACCCGCCCCTTCTCCATCTTACCAGCCTGCTCCCAAGCCCACTTCCTACAGTCCTACTCCGTCTTATCAGCAACCAAAATCGAGCTATCGACCCGCTCCGGCTTACAAGGCTGAGCCCAGTTACAAGCCCGCTCCCACCCCGGCCTACAAGCCTGCCCCCACCCAAAGCTACAAACCGGAGCCTAGTTACAGCCGACCCGCTTCTTACAAGCCCACTGCATCCTACCAGCCCAACTCTTATGAAGAACCCAAATATGAAGACCATGAGGCTAAATATGCTTATCAATATTCGGTCCTTGATGAATACTCCAACAACAATTTCGCACACAGTGAGAGTCGTGAGGGTTACAAAACCAATGGCGAGTATCGTGTTGCTCTCCCTGATGGCCGTACACAGATTGTCACCTATACTGCCGATGAAAATGGTTATGTCGCTGATGTGAAGTATGACGGTGAGGCCCAGTACCCCAAATACGAACCTCAACAAGGTTACAAGGCTAAGCCCCAAGGATACCAACCCGCTCCATCACCGTCTTACAAACCTGCCCCTGCTCCTTACAAGCCTACCCCTGCTccttacaagcccgcccctgctccttacaagccc GTAGAATGA
- the LOC131886497 gene encoding uncharacterized protein LOC131886497, with translation MAPTNKENIILRSIFRNGTLGTYGEVVSINTTDEIPLASNFTLESILTNMTQLTLFGDKQGASDNFGNPEANPCFNSTLVKLAPTNLSDIPPKEVIIVILMLLLWLYSILLTRKAWYRLLKE, from the exons ATGGCTCCAACCAACAAGGAAAACATTATCCTGAGGAGCATTTTCAGGAATGGAACATTAG GCACGTATGGCGAAGTTGTTTCCATCAACACCACCGATGAGATACCTCTGGCCTCCAATTTCACCTTGGAGTCCATTCTGACCAACATGACCCAACTCACTTTGTTCGGTGACAAACAGGGGGCTAGTGATaattttggcaaccctgaggcCAATCCCTGCTTCAACTCCACCCTCGTGAAACTGGCCCCAACCAATCTAAGTGACATTCCACCCAAAGAAGTGATCATTGTCATACTCATGCTTCTGCTGTGGCTCTACTCCATTCTTCTCACTCGAAAAGCATGGTATCGCCTTCTAAAAGAATGA